The Phoenix dactylifera cultivar Barhee BC4 chromosome 9, palm_55x_up_171113_PBpolish2nd_filt_p, whole genome shotgun sequence genome window below encodes:
- the LOC103700922 gene encoding microsomal glutathione S-transferase 3-like, whose translation MAVSVEIPREYGYVVLVVVLYTFLNFWMGFQVGKARRKYKVFYPNLYAIESENKDAKLFNCVQRGHQNSLEAMPVFFVTLLVGGFQHPIIAAGLGVLYTVARFFYFKGYSSGVPENRLKIGGFNFLALFGLIICTASFGIHLLIREVL comes from the exons ATGGCGGTGAGCGTAGAGATCCCGAGGGAGTACGGATACGTGGTTTTGGTGGTGGTTCTCTACACCTTTCTCAACTTCTGGATGGGCTTCCAAGTCGGCAAGGCCCGGAGGAA GTACAAGGTGTTCTATCCCAACCTGTATGCGATTGAATCCGAGAACAAGGATGCCAAGCTCTTCAACTGCGTCCAG AGGGGGCATCAGAACTCGCTGGAGGCGATGCCGGTGTTCTTCGTGACGCTGTTGGTGGGCGGGTTTCAGCACCCTATAATCGCCGCCGGGCTGGGCGTCCTTTATACGGTCGCCCGATTCTTCTACTTCAAGGGTTATTCCAGCGGAGTCCCAGAGAATCGTCTCAAGATTGG GGGATTTAACTTCTTGGCGCTGTTCGGGCTCATAATCTGCACCGCTTCGTTCGGAATCCATCTGCTCATCCGAGAAGTGCTGTGA